In Elstera cyanobacteriorum, the genomic stretch GTCTACCGGCTTCCAGGTCAGGCCCAGGTTGGCGCCAACGGCCCAGCCATCGGCCTTCACGGTGAACAGGCTATCGGTATTGACGTTATAGAGACCGGCCACGCCCCCGATGGAAGCAAGATAGGCTTGGCTTTGCGCCGCGCTCAACCCCGAGAGGCCCGCGACCGCCGGAACCGCAGTAGACAGTGTGGTTCCTGCCCGCTGAATGTCGATACCGCCGCCAATGGAGAATTTCGACGAGACCTTATACGCGCCGGTCAGGCTGATATTCAGGGTTTCGAGCTTCGACTTTTGCGAATCGTAGCGACCGAAGAAACCATTATCGTATTTATTCACGAGGCCGAAGGGGGCATTGATCCCCATCCCCAGGCGAACATCGTCGTTGACGACCCAGACGCCATAGAGGTTCGGCACAATGGCCGGATCAAAACTATCTTCATTATCCTTGCCGGTGACCGGCACGCGCGCCCCGCCGAGGGCCGTTGGCAGTTGGGCATAGGAACCGTCGTTCTTCAGCTTGGAGCTGAGCAGCAACAGATTCCCGCCCGCGGAAAACTGCGAGCGCGTGAGGTTCGTCATGCCGGCGGGATTGGTATAGACCGTCGTCGCATCGAAGCCGACGGCATTCTGACCGGCATTGGCAGCGCCCAGGCTGCTAACGCTTTGTTCCTGGATATAGAACGACCCGGCAAGGGCTGCCGGGGCAACGGCGAGGCCAGAAAAAGCCAGCAGCACGGCAGTACGGCTGATCGGAAAACGCTTCATTATCTTTCCTCCCAGAGTTCTTTTTGTTCTTTCCTAAGTACCATGACCTTTACGTTATGGGGAAGGGAACTTCTGGTCCGGAATGTCGCATCCTCAGATTTCTATCAGGCTGTGGCGGAAAAGGCACAAGTGTGCCGATCAACCCTCTAAGGCTGACCCATGCGCGTAATCGCGCGTCACCTGTGCAACCCGGGTGACATAGCCTTTGTACCAGCGTTCTTTCCCCAGCCGCTGGGCGACGACATGCGCGGCGACAGACTTCCACGCCACCATATCTTGCTCGGTCTGCCAATAGGAAACTGTGATGCCGGTGCCGTCGGCGTTGCGCACCGATTCGGCCCCCAGGCAGCCGGGTTGACGGGATGCAAGCTCTTCGATGGTGTCGGCCATCGCGGCGTAACCGCCGGTATCGTCGCTTAGCTGATTGGTGAAGATCACGGCCCAATAGGGCGGGGCGGGGGTTTTGGCGAAGATCATTTCTGCGACACCATTTCGGGGGCGGCGGGATAGGTGGAGCGAAGCACGGCGAGCCAGCTTAGTGCCTCGGGATCGGTCAGGCGGATCAAGCGGCCATCGGCGTCGATCGGGTAGAGGCTAAGGCTGATCGTGTCATTAACATTACCGCCGATGGCGCGCAGTTGGCGCGGGCGAACATCGACGACGATATCGCAGTGCATGGGGCGCGGGCTGCCGATTTCAGCCCGCCGGTCGAGCAAACTCGCCAGCCGTTTTTCCGGCGGCGAGCGGTCGCCACAGATCAAATCCCCGGGCTGCGGCGTATCTTCTTCCGGCGGTTGGGCGACAAAGCCCGGCGTGCCGATCAGGGCGGCATCAAGATAGGTGAAATGGGCCTCGGCACGCGGTAAATCGCTTGCCGGAACCCCGGCGGCGCAGGCGAGATACGAGATGAACGCGGCCGACCAAGCGATGGAGAAGGGGGCATCGGTGGCCGCAGCTTTGCCATCGCTGGCGGCGGCATTTTCCCCGAAGACGGTCGGCACCGCGCGCCAATAGCGCCGCAGGTCG encodes the following:
- a CDS encoding antibiotic biosynthesis monooxygenase family protein, whose protein sequence is MIFAKTPAPPYWAVIFTNQLSDDTGGYAAMADTIEELASRQPGCLGAESVRNADGTGITVSYWQTEQDMVAWKSVAAHVVAQRLGKERWYKGYVTRVAQVTRDYAHGSALEG
- a CDS encoding OmpP1/FadL family transporter, which gives rise to MKRFPISRTAVLLAFSGLAVAPAALAGSFYIQEQSVSSLGAANAGQNAVGFDATTVYTNPAGMTNLTRSQFSAGGNLLLLSSKLKNDGSYAQLPTALGGARVPVTGKDNEDSFDPAIVPNLYGVWVVNDDVRLGMGINAPFGLVNKYDNGFFGRYDSQKSKLETLNISLTGAYKVSSKFSIGGGIDIQRAGTTLSTAVPAVAGLSGLSAAQSQAYLASIGGVAGLYNVNTDSLFTVKADGWAVGANLGLTWKPVDELTIGLTYRSRIKHTVEGDLTIARGASISRSGPAEISVTTPDIVGLGAAWQVNPKWTLLAQANYFHWSNFDKIDVKSNGTTFSVEQQDYRNSYSVALGVNYKWSDALTLRAGTQFDRTPTVDKHRSTRVPDNDRVWLALGASYDLTDNISVDAAYAHVFVDDVKVDVTKSTGARVKATLTDGSVDIMSVALRYKF
- a CDS encoding DUF2272 domain-containing protein; translated protein: MNFSLDGRPTPLACPVEDSPAARRLRLIATAQAEWQTFGGAVIDWSNGRKEILAEGIKETDDRVASDLRRYWRAVPTVFGENAAASDGKAAATDAPFSIAWSAAFISYLACAAGVPASDLPRAEAHFTYLDAALIGTPGFVAQPPEEDTPQPGDLICGDRSPPEKRLASLLDRRAEIGSPRPMHCDIVVDVRPRQLRAIGGNVNDTISLSLYPIDADGRLIRLTDPEALSWLAVLRSTYPAAPEMVSQK